The following nucleotide sequence is from Bacteroidales bacterium.
TGAATGTGGTAGGAGAACCCCCATCTTTTTACGATTCACTTTTGTCCAAAAGAGATATGGACAATATGGTTTTGTATATGAAACAAAAGGGTTTTTTTGATGTACGTGTTTACGACAGCATTAAGCCTATCAAAAAGAACAAAGTTCAGTTGATTTATACTGTTAATGCAGGGTCTCCCTACATTGTTAAAAGTATTGAAAGAAAGAGTGAAGATGTTTACATGAACAGTTTTCTTCAGCAGTATTTACCTCAATCACTTTTACGCGAAGGAATGAGGTATGACGAAGAGGTTATGGATAATGAAAGAACTTTAATTACTAAGGAATTGCGACGAAACGGTTTTTTTCAATTTAATAAAGATTACATACGATTTTTTATCGATACATCTTCAAAACATAAAACAGTCAATATAGAACTACGAATTCTGATGCCTAAGAAGAATGAACAACATGTGCAACACGAGCGTTATAAAATAGGGAACATTTATGTTGATCTTAATTTTTCTTTTACTCGAAATGATTCTTCCTTAAGAGATACCTTACTTTATTCATGGAAAAGAAAGAACGGACGACTTGATAGTATTTATTTTATTTATGATGATAAATTGTTTTTAAAACCTGCTACTGTCTCTAACAGGTTGTTTTTTTCAAAAGGAAATTGGTTTAATGAAGATGATGCCATAAGAACCATTGATGCTTTGAATGGTTTAAATTGTTTTCGTTATGTAAATGTTCGCTACTTAGCCGCACAAGATGTAGATCATTCCGAGGCAGGAACTTTAGATACTTATATCGAACTCACGCCTATGATACGAAATTCCATTAATATTGAAATGGATGCCACCAACAACGCAGGTAATTTGGGCATGGCCGGTAGCTTTGTATACAGAAATAAAAATTTATTTGCCCGAGCACAGCAATTCTCAATTTCTGCCCGCGGTGGGCTAGAGCTTCAAAGATCTTTTTTTGAAGAGGATACAACACAAAAAATTGTGAAAGTACTTCCTTTCAATTCTGCTGAATACAATTTTCAGGCGAATTTGATGGTTCCCCTCAGTAGTTCCCTGTTTGCTCGTTCTGCTCGTCCAATGATGCGTTTTGTCAGTGGTTTTCACTATCAACTTCGCCCCAGTTATTCTAGATATATTACCACATTAAGTGCTTCATTGGAATACAAGGAATCATCATATCGATATATTCAAGTATATGCCCCTCTCAACTTGGTTAAGGTTAATCCTGATTCAATTTTTAAAGCTTTGCTCATGGAATTCCCTAAACCTTTACGATATAGCTATACAGACCACTTAATTCCTTCCATGGGACTTTCCGTTGTGTTTAATAATCAGGATGCTAAATCTCGCTTTTATTCATATAGACGTACGAATTTTGAAATGGCTGGAATTACATATTGGATCATATTTGGATTTAACAGCGCTATGCAGAATGAGGTTTATAAACTACTTGATATAGCTTATAGTCAGTATTTGAAACTTGATCTTGATCGTCGCTATTATTATCGAATTGGTGAAAAGCAGTTAATGGCTTTTAGGTTATTTGCTGGGTTGGGTTTTCCTTTTGGGAATAGCATCATTTTACCTTTTGAAAAAAGTTATTCGGCATCAGGTGCAAATGACATACGTGCATGGAAATTCAGATCGCTCGGTCCGGGCATATACAACGATACAACGGTTCTTGACAGAACCGGTGATATTTCTTTGATTTTGTCATATGAATATCGTTTCCCCATCTGGAGTTGGTTCAAAGGTGCTCTTTTTGCTGATGCAGGCAATGTTTGGCTGTGGAGAAAAAACAATGAATTTCCAGGTGGAGAATTTTCAGCATCTTTTTACAAACAGATTGCTTTAGGAACTGGTTTTGGCTTAAGAATGGATTTCGATTTTCTAGTTGTTCGTGTCGATGCAGCTATACCTATCCGCGATCCTGTTAAACTACCTCCATTTCTTCCTTTTAAAGAAAGTATTAAAAAAGTGAATTTTAACCTTGGAATCGGATATCCTTTTTAAGGTTTTCTTTGTTGAAGTAGCCAAAAAATGTTATTTATATCGCCAAAAGCATATTTCCAAGAATCATGACCCACTCCATCATAAATGATAAACTCAGCCAGGATGCCCCCACAACCTCGTATGGCATTTACCATGTTCATAGTTCGTGCAGGAATGACCACTTTATCATCCGAACCATGAAAAGCTTTGATAGGAATATTTTTAAGCAGGCAAGCTTTATTCTCATCGCCACCTCCACATACGGGCATAGCAGCAGCAAAAAAATCAGGACGTCTGCATAAAGCATCCCATGTTCCAAAGCCCCCCATACTTAGCCCGGTAACATAAATTCTGTGTGTATCAACAGGAAGCACTTTGATAAGCGAGTCAAGAAGATCAAACACCGCTTTTAATACATTAGATGGTTCGGATGGCATGGTGTGAGAAACAAGTTTCCACGAAACTTCAACCCATCTCTCGTTGGGTGGGCATTGTGGAGCAAGAAAAATAAATGGATGATTCTGCATTATTTCTGGCCTGAAAAAATAATGTGAATGGGTCAATTGGGCTTTATTGTCCTTGCCACGTTCACCCGCACCATGTAGAAACAAAATAAGAGGATATGTTGTAGAATCACCTGCGGGCACGAACAAACGATAAGGTAAAATATAACCTTTTTTTTGGAAAACGAATGGCTTTATCAGCGTATCGAGAGATTGTGAAGAGACAGAAAAAGACAATAGAAAAAACAAAGCATAGACCCAGCGAACCATGATTAACTTTTGAGAAGCTTTTCAATCTCCTCAACATCAGCTCTGAATCTTTTATCAGTTTCCATAAGATTTTTCACTGTTTTTATAGCATATAGGACGGTGGAATGGTCTCTTCCACCTAATTCTTTGCCGATTGACTCCATGGACTTTTTGGTGTAACGTTTGGCCAGATACATGATAATTTGTCGTGCTTCTACCAATTCTCTTTTTCGTTTTTTGCTCAAAACTTCAGTAGGGGATATATCAAAATATTTACAAACAATCTTATATATGGTTTCAAGGGGAATTTCTTCCTTAACAGTTTTGGTGTATTGTTCAATAAGAGATTGAGCAAATTGGACAGTGATAGGAGTTTGATTGAATGAGGAATGAGCAATGAGAGAGATAAGGATACCTTCAAGTTCACGTATGTTCGAGATGATAGATGAAGCGATATATTCAATCACATTTTCTGGCATCTGGATACCATCCCGCTCAATTTTTTTCCGGATAATCGCTATCCTCGTTTCAAGGTCTGGTATTTGCAAATCGGCTGTCAATCCCCATTTAAAACGAGATAGAAGTCTTTCTTCAAATCCCTGCAGATCAGAAGGAGGCTTGTCAGCTGTTAAAATGATTTGTTTTCCTTTCTGATGCAGGGTGTTAAAAATTTGGAAAAATACCTCTTGCGTTTTAGGTTTATTATTAAAACAGTGAACGTCATCTAGAATAAGAACATCCAACATTTGATAGAAATAAACAAAGTCGTTGATAGAATTGTCTTTGAGAGCATCAATAAAATGGTTTAAAAACTCTTGGGCTTGAATGTAGTAGACAATCTTATCGGGGAAATTCCTTTTAATCTCAATTCCAATAGCGTGAGCCAGGTGAGTTTTTCCAAGCCCTGCGTCACTATAAACAAAAAACGGATTGAACGATGTTTTTCCAGGATTTTTAGCAATAGCAAGTCCTGCCGAACGAGATAGGCGATTGCAATCTCCTTCGACAAAATTTTCAAAATTTAAGGTTTCGACAAGATTTGAATTGATTTTTACTTTTTGAATACCTGGTACGATAAAAGGATGAATGCTTTTGCCTTGAGCCGATAAAATTTGGGGAGGTATGTCGACAGGAGGATTATAGATTACCTGCTTTTCATTGCTGGGTAGCTGGATGGATGTGTGGTTTTCTTGGGAATTTATGAGCTTTATTTTGTATGAAAGTTTTGTTCCACTGCCAAATACACTGCGTATAGTCTTTTTGAGTAAATCAATATAATGCTCCTCTATCCATTCGTAATAAAATTGACTAGGTACCTCTATAGTGAGTGTATTGTTTTCGAAAGATACGGGGTGAATGGGTTTAAACCATGCTTCGAAGCTCCGATCATCAATATTGTCTCGTATGATCTCCATGCATTTTTTCCACTTCCCCGTTAATTCGTTCATCATGAACCTTTTTTAATAATTTAAATCAATCTATTAAATGATACAAATTTGGACTGACAAAATAAAAGGAAAAAAAGTGAAAAAAAAAGTTTTTTCATCCTTGTTTTTTTAAAAAATTTGTATAAGAATTCACTCCAACTAAATCACCCAAGAAGTTGAACATCATGTCCACAATGGTAAGCTGAACTCCGTAAGCACCATTCTGAGTAATAATAATCGTTTTTCCATCGGAATTGCGTAATTGAATAGGTTTTTGTAAGAGAGTATGACTATGACCCCCAAGAATAAGATCAATGTTTTTGCTTTTTTTTGCCAAATCAAAGTCACCAATAGAGTTTGATGAGGTGTCTAAACCTAGATGACTTAAACATATAACCGCATGACACTTTTTCTTTTTTTTCAGAAAATGAGCAAAGTATGCTGCTGTGATCTCAGGATCTTTGTATTTCACTTCTCCTAGCAATTTTTTTTCAATCAATCCATCAGGATTAAGAAGAAGAGAGAAAATACCGATTTTGATGTGATTAAATCGATAAATGATATATGGTTTTATGATTTGACTTAGTTTTGTTTTAGAAAAATCATAATTGGATGACAATACAGGAAATCTGGCAAATTTTAAAGCTTCATAAAGACCATCAATACCTCCATCAAATTCATGATTTCCAATAGCCATGGCATCGTATTTCATGTCGGACATGAGTTTCATTTCGAGTTCGCCTTTATAGAAATTATAATAGGGAGTGCCTTGAAAAACATCTCCAGAATCAAGTAATAGCGTAGGATATCCTTCCGCGCGTAGCTTATTGACAACAGCGGCTCGTGCTGCATAACCTCCTCTGCCAGGGTATTTAGGATGATTAAGAGGAAGTGGTTCGATTTGGCTATGTGTGTCGTTGGTGTGAATGATGCGGATGGTTTGCGTACCTAATTTATTGGCTTTTGCCTCTAAAAAAGAAAATGTAGAAGAAGCTAGCAAGGTTAAAGATGTCTTGAGAAAATCCCTTCTATTCATGATTTGTTATATATTTTATTCTACCATCCTTTTTGCCCTCAATGTGAATGTTTTTTTCTTGTAATTTCCTAAGATAAATGATAAAAGCATCGCGTAAAAGCACTTGAACTTCCGTTACCCTTGTTGCATCTTTCAATAGGTTCAGTCCATCCCCCCCAGCAGCAAGATAATTGGATGTAATAACATTGTAAATTGCATTCTCTTCTAAAGGAAATTCATTAATATAAGCTTTTGTGCAAATATTTGCTTCGAATATGAGTCTAGCCCCTGCTATGGGCATTCCACCTTTTCCTGCTATAAAATTAAAAAGTCTCTGCATATCTATTCCTTTGAGTTGTAATATAGCAATAGTATTATCAAAAGGCATGAGTCGATAAATATCTCCTACAGTGATTTGTCCTTTTTTCAGTTCTGTTCTGAATCCTCCGTTGTTTAGTAAAACCATGGTTGGTAAATTTTCTAACATGTCATGATGATATTCTTTTACGTATTCGAGCAAAGCATCACAAAAAAAGTTTCCCAACGTACTTTCAGGTTGTCCCTTTTCCAAATTAGTGGTTGCAAAACCTATAACTTCACTCATCAACGAATCAATCTGTCTTTTATATGGCAAATATGACTGAACAATTTTCTCATCCCTTCCCAAACTATCTATAATGATCAACGTTTGAGTTTCGAATTTATAAACCGATCGTACATGACATGAAGTTAGACTTAAGAGCAAAAAAAGAGTAAAAATGTTAAAATATTTAACCATTTTTATACAAAACACGTTTAAATTCAAATGGACGATAAAATTACATTTTTTCAAATGTAAAATAACTCGGTGTAATTTTTTTTAGTAATTTATATTTGATTTAAATTATATCATTGGTTAAACTTTTTTAAAATTTAAAGTAGCTATAAGATATTTTAATCTAAATAAATAAATTATAAAATATATTTTTTAATACTAATAAATTTATTAAATATATGAAAATGCATTATGATTTGACAAAAATTATTATATAAAAATCCCAACAAAATACTATTTTTCCTGTACCGAAAGGAGAGAAAACAAAATATATATTTAGGAAAAAATTATGAGGAAATCGTGCTCATTTTGCGTTTTCGTAATAGGAGTAGTGTTTTTTTTGATTGCTGGTAGTGAAGCACCTGGCGATAGTAGTGAAAACATTAAGGCAAGGCAATTGGTTTCAATAAATACACAACATCTTTATCATCTTCCTCTTGGTTATAGTTCTGGTTCTAATGCTATTTTCTGCATTTCATTTCAGGATGGGATCGTAAGTAGTTTTTACGCAGTACAAAAACCTTTTCGTTTTTTGATGGCACCCATTGTTCAGGGACAATTGATTCAGAAATATTTATCGACACCTGAAGAATTATCGACGTGGAAAGGGATTGAAGGTAAGTTTATTGTGAGCATCATTGAAGATAACAATGCTGATTTATATGTAGTTAGATTTAGCAATGGAAGTTTTAGTACGCCCGAAAAACTATCGTTTAATTCTCCCTACAACGAAGTTATGGGTTCTTTTAACAGCGATGGAATGAAAATATATTTTTCCTCCAACAGACCTGGTGGTTATGGGGGATATGATATTTATGAGACTGAATGGGATGGTAAGAAGTGGACGGAACCAAGGAATTTGGGTGCACCTATCAACTCGGCTGGCGATGAAGTTGCACCTTTTCTGCTCAAAGATGGGGTTACACTTTATTTCAGTACACGCTCGGATGCAAAAAAAGATTTTGATATTTATGTGTCAACTTTCTCTGACGAAAATGTGTCTTGGGAGGTTCCTGAACCCTTGTCTTTTCCCGTAAATACGAAAAGTGATGATTTGTTTTTCCGGATGTCACCCGATGAAAGTCGGGCCATCTATTGTTCTGAAGGAAAAGAAGGATATGGAATTTATGAACTCATATTCAATTAATTAAACTGCATTTGATATCGAGCAGATAATTTCCTCAAGTTGATTAGCGCATATCTCATCCTACCGAGGGCAGTGTTGATGCTTATGTTGAGCGTAGCTGCAATTTCTTTGAAACTCATCTCCTCGTATATTCGCATTCGTACAATTTCTTGTTGTTCGGGTGGTAGAAGTTTCAATAATTCTCTGATTTGCTCATAAGATTCTTGTTTAGATATTATCTGGTCTATATTCATGGAGTTGTCGCGAATAATGTCATTTATATCGTAGGACTCATCTTCGGTTTGTAACACGGAAGTTTCATAGTGCAGTGAAATGCTTCGAAAATGATCCATCACTAAATTATGTGTAATGCGCATAAGCCAATGAGCAAACTTGCCTTGGTGTTGATAGGAATTTTTTTTCAAAGTTTCAATGACTTTGAAAAAAACATCTTGAAGCATATCCAATGCGAGCTCCCGATTTTTTGTGATTGAAAGAAGATAAGAGTAAACTTTTGGCTTATACCTTTTAAATAAAATTTCAAATGCTTTGTGATTACCACTTTGAAACAATTCTATCAAAGCATCATCGCTCAAATCTTGCCAATTCATACTTTAAGAATTTGAGCGTAGATGTGCTTCGATAGAATGTTTTCTAATTAGTTAGACGCAAAATTAAAAAAAAAGTTACGTTAAATAACAACAATTTTGTTTTTTATAGCATAGGCCATAAGTGCAATGGAGTTTTTAGTATTTGTTTTAGCCATAAGGTTTGCTTTGTGATTGAGAACAGTTCGTTCACTAATACAGAGAGCTTCAGCTATTTCTTTATTGCTAAGACCTTCGCATAATAGTTGTAGAATTTCTTTTTCACGTCGAGTAAATTGGATTTTTTCAACTTCAATGGGAGTATGCTTTTCTTTTTCTCGTGATATTTGACGTGTAAAATATTCAAAAAGCTCTTCCGAGAAATAATATTTTCCATTCATGACGGCATGAATAGCTTTTTCTAAAGTTTCTTTGCTGATATTTTTAAGCAAGAAACCTTTAGCACCTGCTTCCATCATGCTTTCTATATAGTCATCTTCTCCAAACATAGTGAGAGCTATTACTTTTAAACTGGGTGTTTT
It contains:
- a CDS encoding sigma-70 family RNA polymerase sigma factor — protein: MNWQDLSDDALIELFQSGNHKAFEILFKRYKPKVYSYLLSITKNRELALDMLQDVFFKVIETLKKNSYQHQGKFAHWLMRITHNLVMDHFRSISLHYETSVLQTEDESYDINDIIRDNSMNIDQIISKQESYEQIRELLKLLPPEQQEIVRMRIYEEMSFKEIAATLNISINTALGRMRYALINLRKLSARYQMQFN
- the dnaA gene encoding chromosomal replication initiator protein DnaA, encoding MMNELTGKWKKCMEIIRDNIDDRSFEAWFKPIHPVSFENNTLTIEVPSQFYYEWIEEHYIDLLKKTIRSVFGSGTKLSYKIKLINSQENHTSIQLPSNEKQVIYNPPVDIPPQILSAQGKSIHPFIVPGIQKVKINSNLVETLNFENFVEGDCNRLSRSAGLAIAKNPGKTSFNPFFVYSDAGLGKTHLAHAIGIEIKRNFPDKIVYYIQAQEFLNHFIDALKDNSINDFVYFYQMLDVLILDDVHCFNNKPKTQEVFFQIFNTLHQKGKQIILTADKPPSDLQGFEERLLSRFKWGLTADLQIPDLETRIAIIRKKIERDGIQMPENVIEYIASSIISNIRELEGILISLIAHSSFNQTPITVQFAQSLIEQYTKTVKEEIPLETIYKIVCKYFDISPTEVLSKKRKRELVEARQIIMYLAKRYTKKSMESIGKELGGRDHSTVLYAIKTVKNLMETDKRFRADVEEIEKLLKS
- a CDS encoding 5'-nucleotidase C-terminal domain-containing protein; this encodes MVKYFNIFTLFLLLSLTSCHVRSVYKFETQTLIIIDSLGRDEKIVQSYLPYKRQIDSLMSEVIGFATTNLEKGQPESTLGNFFCDALLEYVKEYHHDMLENLPTMVLLNNGGFRTELKKGQITVGDIYRLMPFDNTIAILQLKGIDMQRLFNFIAGKGGMPIAGARLIFEANICTKAYINEFPLEENAIYNVITSNYLAAGGDGLNLLKDATRVTEVQVLLRDAFIIYLRKLQEKNIHIEGKKDGRIKYITNHE
- a CDS encoding BamA/TamA family outer membrane protein, giving the protein MNKSYIVCVFFLLTACSTYRYFPEKYHIIDRKIMVDDRSIDIYDLENLTRQKADRKILGVRFYTGIYLLGYTLKDKSSEKLKKIERRIERKKQKHPEKYVNQARLKQKAKSSLKSWMMNVVGEPPSFYDSLLSKRDMDNMVLYMKQKGFFDVRVYDSIKPIKKNKVQLIYTVNAGSPYIVKSIERKSEDVYMNSFLQQYLPQSLLREGMRYDEEVMDNERTLITKELRRNGFFQFNKDYIRFFIDTSSKHKTVNIELRILMPKKNEQHVQHERYKIGNIYVDLNFSFTRNDSSLRDTLLYSWKRKNGRLDSIYFIYDDKLFLKPATVSNRLFFSKGNWFNEDDAIRTIDALNGLNCFRYVNVRYLAAQDVDHSEAGTLDTYIELTPMIRNSINIEMDATNNAGNLGMAGSFVYRNKNLFARAQQFSISARGGLELQRSFFEEDTTQKIVKVLPFNSAEYNFQANLMVPLSSSLFARSARPMMRFVSGFHYQLRPSYSRYITTLSASLEYKESSYRYIQVYAPLNLVKVNPDSIFKALLMEFPKPLRYSYTDHLIPSMGLSVVFNNQDAKSRFYSYRRTNFEMAGITYWIIFGFNSAMQNEVYKLLDIAYSQYLKLDLDRRYYYRIGEKQLMAFRLFAGLGFPFGNSIILPFEKSYSASGANDIRAWKFRSLGPGIYNDTTVLDRTGDISLILSYEYRFPIWSWFKGALFADAGNVWLWRKNNEFPGGEFSASFYKQIALGTGFGLRMDFDFLVVRVDAAIPIRDPVKLPPFLPFKESIKKVNFNLGIGYPF
- a CDS encoding metallophosphatase, yielding MNRRDFLKTSLTLLASSTFSFLEAKANKLGTQTIRIIHTNDTHSQIEPLPLNHPKYPGRGGYAARAAVVNKLRAEGYPTLLLDSGDVFQGTPYYNFYKGELEMKLMSDMKYDAMAIGNHEFDGGIDGLYEALKFARFPVLSSNYDFSKTKLSQIIKPYIIYRFNHIKIGIFSLLLNPDGLIEKKLLGEVKYKDPEITAAYFAHFLKKKKKCHAVICLSHLGLDTSSNSIGDFDLAKKSKNIDLILGGHSHTLLQKPIQLRNSDGKTIIITQNGAYGVQLTIVDMMFNFLGDLVGVNSYTNFLKKQG
- a CDS encoding prolyl oligopeptidase family serine peptidase gives rise to the protein MVRWVYALFFLLSFSVSSQSLDTLIKPFVFQKKGYILPYRLFVPAGDSTTYPLILFLHGAGERGKDNKAQLTHSHYFFRPEIMQNHPFIFLAPQCPPNERWVEVSWKLVSHTMPSEPSNVLKAVFDLLDSLIKVLPVDTHRIYVTGLSMGGFGTWDALCRRPDFFAAAMPVCGGGDENKACLLKNIPIKAFHGSDDKVVIPARTMNMVNAIRGCGGILAEFIIYDGVGHDSWKYAFGDINNIFWLLQQRKP
- a CDS encoding response regulator transcription factor, which gives rise to MNTIDDVIKISIVDDHELFRNGVKMVLSKMPQVKVIGEYPSGNIFLLDLIQNQPDIVLMDIRMPDMDGIETTRLALKKTPSLKVIALTMFGEDDYIESMMEAGAKGFLLKNISKETLEKAIHAVMNGKYYFSEELFEYFTRQISREKEKHTPIEVEKIQFTRREKEILQLLCEGLSNKEIAEALCISERTVLNHKANLMAKTNTKNSIALMAYAIKNKIVVI